The nucleotide sequence CCGATCGACACCGCCTTGCCCGGCTTGCCGAACAACGACGGAATGGCCACCGTGAATCCGTTGTCCACCAGGTGGTTTCCCAGCGCCAGTACGCCGGGATGGATGCCCGGCATCTCCGGGATCAGCACCACTCCGGGGCCTGAGCCTTTGCGAAAGACGTCGTGGGTGTAGCCGCCGCCGGTGAACGGTGCCGCCGACCATCCGGCCAAGTCCGCTTCGGGTCCGCTCACGATCAGTCCCTTCTGCCGGCTTGCCGGCTAATTCTTGGTCGGCAGCGGCGCCTGCGATTGCGTAGCCAGCGCCAGCGTACGGAACTCGTCGGCGCTTCCGGCGCCGGTGATTGCGACCTGGGCGGGACCCTCCGGGCTGGTAAGCCGGGTGGTCCACACCGGCTCGGTGGAGCCGTTGCTATCGGTGCCTTCGTAGACAACCCAGCTGGTGTCGACCACATCCACAGTGCCGGTCGGATACATGTCCGGATGGATCGATCGGACCAGCTTGTCCTCGTCGGCATTGCTCTGGGTCAGGCTCAGGTACATCCCCGATGGGCTGATGTATCCCACCTTCGAGGTGGTCGCGCGCAGCAGCTGACCGTTGGCCGGATCGGTGCGCCCATTCTCGATGCCGCCACGACCGCCCGAGTTGGCTTTCCATCCATCCGGCAGGACGGGCAGCCGAATCGGGAATCCCAGGGCGGCCGCGTCGGCCTTCAGAGCCGCCGCGGCGTCGTAGGACGGGACATTTCCTCGATTGGTCGCGCCCGGTTGGAAGGAACACATCCCTACCAGGCCTGCCAGCAGGATGCAGCCAACCACCAGCGGGGCAAGCGACCAGAACATGTCGCGCCCATCCTGCAGCAACCGTGGTTTGGCCGGCTTCGGGCCCGGCTGCGGCTCACCAGTCACCTGGCCAGTATCGCAGGCCAGTATCCCAGCTCCAGCCCGGTGATCTGCTTCTGGGACAATCACCAACCATGACAGCTCAGGGATCCGGTTCGTCGCCAACCGCGGTCGCGGGGCGCGACCCATCGCTGCCACGGCCGCCACGTGGCGAAGCCCCCGACCGCAACCTGGCGATGGAACTCGTGCGAGTCACCGAGGCCGGTGCCATGGCCGCGGGCCGCTGGGTGGGGCGCGGCGACAAGGAGGGTGGCGACGCCGCCGCTGTCGACGCGATTCGCGAGCTGGTGAACTCGGTGTCGATGCGTGGCGTCGTGGTCATCGGCGAGGGCGAGAAAGACGACGCCCCGATGTTGTACAACGGCGAAGACGTCGGAAATGGCGACGGGCCAGAGTGCGACTTCGCTGTCGACCCGATTGATGGCACCACACTGATGAGCAAGGGCATGCCCAACGCCATCTCGGTGCTGGCGGTAGCCGATCGCGGTGCGATGTTCGATCCGTCGGCGGTGTTCTACATGAACAAGATCGCCGTCGGCCCCGAGGCCGCGCACGTGCTCGACATCACCGCACCCATTGCCGAGAACGTTCGGGCGGTGGCCCGGGTCAAGGCATTGTCGGCGCGGGACATGACGGTATGCATCCTGGACCGGCCGCGACACGCCCAGTTGATCGAGGACGTTCGGGCCACCGGCGCCCGGATCCGGCTGATCACCGATGGCGACGTCGCCGGCGCCATCTCGGCATGCCGACCGGAATCGGGCACCGACATGCTGGCCGGGATCGGCGGCACGCCGGAGGGCATCATCGCCGCCGCCGCGATTCGCTGCATGGGCGGAGCCATCCAGGCGCAACTGGCCCCCAAGGACGAGGCCGAGCGTCGCAAGGCGCTCGACGCCGGCTACGACCTCGATCAGGTGCTGACCACCGAGGACTTGGTGTCCGGGGAAAACGTCTTCTTCTGTGCCACCGGGGTCACCGACGGTGACCTGCTCAAGGGTGTTCGCTACTACCCGGGCGGCTGCACCACGCAGTCGATCGTGATGCGGTCCAAGTCGGGCACCGTGCGGATGATCGAGGCCTACCACCGACTTTCCAAACTCAACGAATACTCGGCGATCGACTTCACCGGCGACAGCACCGCCGCCTATCCCCTGCCGTAACACCCCTCCCGCAAACCCGACCAGCAAGGACCCGCCAATGGCCCACAGCGCCCACGACGATGCCGACAACGACACCGAATACCGCATCGAGCACGACACCATGGGCGAGGTCCGGGTGCCGGCAAAGGCACTATGGCGCGCCCAAACCCAGCGGGCGGTGGAAAACTTCCCCATCTCGGGCCGCGGTCTCGAGCGCGCCCAGATCCGCGCCTTGGGCCTGCTCAAGGGCGCTTGCGCGCAGGTGAACATGGACCTCGGGCTGCTGGCACCGGAGAAGGCCGAAGCGATCATCGCTGCCGCCGCCGAGATCGCCGACGGCCAACACGACGACCAGTTCCCGATCGATGTCTTCCAGACCGGCTCGGGCACCAGCTCCAACATGAACACCAACGAGGTGATCGCCAGCATCGCCGGCGCCAATGGCGTAGCGGTACACCCCAACGACGACGTCAACATGTCGCAGTCGTCGAACGACACCTTCCCAACCGCCACTCACATCGCGGCCACCGAGGCCGCCGTCAGCCACCTCATCCCCGCCCTGGAGATCTTGCAGGACGCCCTGGCCACAAAGGCTCTCGAGTGGCAGTCGGTGGTCAAGTCGGGCCGGACCCACTTGATGGACGCGGTTCCGGTCACGCTGGGCCAGGAGTTCAGCGGGTATGCCCGCCAGATCGAGGCCGGCATCGAGCGCGTCCGCGCCACGTTGCCCCGACTCGGCGAACTGGCCATCGGCGGTACCGCGGTCGGTACCGGACTCAACGCCCCCGAGGGCTTCGGCGTCAAGGTGGTGTCGGTGCTGGTGTCCCAGACCGGGCTGCCCCAATTGCGAACGGCGGCGAACTCTTTCGAAGCCCAAGCCGCACGGGACGGATTGGTCGAGGCCTCCGGGGCGCTGCGCACCATCGCGGTGTCGCTGACCAAGATTGCCAACGACATCCGCTGGATGGGCTCCGGTCCGTTGACCGGTTTGGCCGAAATCCAGCTGCCGGACCTGCAGCCCGGCAGCTCCATCATGCCGGGCAAGGTGAATCCGGTTCTCCCCGAGGCTGTTACGCAGGTCGCGGCACAGGTGATCGGCAACGACGCGGCGGTGGCCTGGGGCGGCGCCAATGGCGCCTTCGAGCTCAACGTCTACATCCCGATGATGGCCCGCAACATCCTCGAGTCATTCACGTTGCTGACCAACGTCTCAAAGCTGTTCGCGCAGCGCTGCATTGCCGGGTTGACCGCCAACGCCGAGCACCTGCGTGAACTCGCGGAGTCCTCACCGTCGATCGTGACACCGCTGAACTCGGCGATCGGCTACGAGGAGGCGGCCGCGGTCGCCAAGCAAGCGCTCAAGGAACGCAAGACGATCCGCCAGACCGTCATCGACCGCGGCTTGATCGGCGACAAGCTCTCGCTCGAGGAACTCGACCGCCGTCTCGACGTGCTTGCGATGGCCAAGGTCGAAGCGACCGACGACTAGGCCGACCTAGGTCCGTGCCGGGCGACTGGCTACGCCCGCGCGGTTGCGCGACCCCCTCAACCGAGGCGGTTCAAGGAAACGAGGATGGTTAGGCGTATGACGACTCCTCCCGGTGGGCCCTATGGCCAGGATCCGGCCGGCTACAACCCGTATGGTCAGGCCCCCTACGGGTACGGCCAGCCCCAGGCCGGCGGCCAATACCCGTACCCACCGACCGGGCCGTACACCAACCCGCAGGGCGGTGCGCCTTCCTACGGGCCGGGCACCTATCCACCCCAGCAATTCCCCCAGGCCGGTCAGCCGTATGGCACCGGCCCCGGCTGGCCGACCGGGCCGTATTCACCCGGACCGCCGCCGAAAGGACCGGGCTCGAAGGCGCCGTGGCTGATCATCGCCGGTGTCGCCGTGCTGGGCGTACTGGCGCTGGTAGTGGTGCTGGTCTTTACGCTCGGCGGCAACAAATCGAACAACGCCGGCCCCTCGGGCACCCCCGCCACCAGCGGCGCTTCGACTTCGGAGCCGGACAACTCCGAGCAGAACGCGACCGGCTGCACCCCCAACGTGTCCGCCGGTGAGCGGCCACTCGGGGAGATCATCAGTGCCGGCAAGTTGTCATTCCCGATCAGCGCGGCACCGGGCTGGTCGGTATTCGGCGACGATCAGAGCCCCAACCTGATTGGAGCGTTGGGGGTCGGCCAGGAGGTACCCGACGCCAGCCAGTGGATGATGCAGGCCGAGGTCGCCGTCACCAACTTCGTGGCCAGCATGGACGTCAGCGAGCAGGCGTCGAAGCTGATGCAATGTGTGGTCGACGGCCCCGGCTACGTGCAGTCGTCGCCCACCCTGGGCCCCACCAAGAAGTCGTCGACCACCGTCGACGGGGTCAAGGCGGCTCGAGTTGACGCCGACATCACGATCGCCGACACCTCACGCAACGTGAAGGGTGACTCCGTGGTCATCATCGCCGTCGACACCAAACCGGTCACCATCTTCCTGGGCGCCACACCCATCGGCGATGCCGCCTCGGCGGCCACGATCAGCAAGGTCATTGCGGCACTCAAGGTCGACAAGTCCTGAAGACCGACAAGTAACGAGCCGAATCCGCGCTAGCCGGCCTCGGCCGGGGCACAGACGTGCGTGGCTTCGGAGCGGCCGCGCAGCACCGTGGAATAGCACTGGATCCAGCGACGGCACTCGGCCTCATGGGCGCGGTCAAGCGCCGCCGCCGAACACAGAATCCGCCGCTCGGAGGTCTTGGCGAGGTCGGCCAGCCGTGCGGCCTCATTGACCGCGTCGCCGATGACCGTGTATTCGTAGCGGTTTTCCGCACCGATGTTGCCGGCAAAAACCCGGCCCGCCGAAACACCGACACCGAAATCCACCGCCGGTAGGCCACGCAGCTGGGTGCCCAACGC is from Mycobacterium marinum and encodes:
- a CDS encoding DUF4245 domain-containing protein → MTGEPQPGPKPAKPRLLQDGRDMFWSLAPLVVGCILLAGLVGMCSFQPGATNRGNVPSYDAAAALKADAAALGFPIRLPVLPDGWKANSGGRGGIENGRTDPANGQLLRATTSKVGYISPSGMYLSLTQSNADEDKLVRSIHPDMYPTGTVDVVDTSWVVYEGTDSNGSTEPVWTTRLTSPEGPAQVAITGAGSADEFRTLALATQSQAPLPTKN
- the glpX gene encoding class II fructose-bisphosphatase, which translates into the protein MTAQGSGSSPTAVAGRDPSLPRPPRGEAPDRNLAMELVRVTEAGAMAAGRWVGRGDKEGGDAAAVDAIRELVNSVSMRGVVVIGEGEKDDAPMLYNGEDVGNGDGPECDFAVDPIDGTTLMSKGMPNAISVLAVADRGAMFDPSAVFYMNKIAVGPEAAHVLDITAPIAENVRAVARVKALSARDMTVCILDRPRHAQLIEDVRATGARIRLITDGDVAGAISACRPESGTDMLAGIGGTPEGIIAAAAIRCMGGAIQAQLAPKDEAERRKALDAGYDLDQVLTTEDLVSGENVFFCATGVTDGDLLKGVRYYPGGCTTQSIVMRSKSGTVRMIEAYHRLSKLNEYSAIDFTGDSTAAYPLP
- a CDS encoding class II fumarate hydratase, whose protein sequence is MAHSAHDDADNDTEYRIEHDTMGEVRVPAKALWRAQTQRAVENFPISGRGLERAQIRALGLLKGACAQVNMDLGLLAPEKAEAIIAAAAEIADGQHDDQFPIDVFQTGSGTSSNMNTNEVIASIAGANGVAVHPNDDVNMSQSSNDTFPTATHIAATEAAVSHLIPALEILQDALATKALEWQSVVKSGRTHLMDAVPVTLGQEFSGYARQIEAGIERVRATLPRLGELAIGGTAVGTGLNAPEGFGVKVVSVLVSQTGLPQLRTAANSFEAQAARDGLVEASGALRTIAVSLTKIANDIRWMGSGPLTGLAEIQLPDLQPGSSIMPGKVNPVLPEAVTQVAAQVIGNDAAVAWGGANGAFELNVYIPMMARNILESFTLLTNVSKLFAQRCIAGLTANAEHLRELAESSPSIVTPLNSAIGYEEAAAVAKQALKERKTIRQTVIDRGLIGDKLSLEELDRRLDVLAMAKVEATDD
- a CDS encoding DUF3824 domain-containing protein, with product MTTPPGGPYGQDPAGYNPYGQAPYGYGQPQAGGQYPYPPTGPYTNPQGGAPSYGPGTYPPQQFPQAGQPYGTGPGWPTGPYSPGPPPKGPGSKAPWLIIAGVAVLGVLALVVVLVFTLGGNKSNNAGPSGTPATSGASTSEPDNSEQNATGCTPNVSAGERPLGEIISAGKLSFPISAAPGWSVFGDDQSPNLIGALGVGQEVPDASQWMMQAEVAVTNFVASMDVSEQASKLMQCVVDGPGYVQSSPTLGPTKKSSTTVDGVKAARVDADITIADTSRNVKGDSVVIIAVDTKPVTIFLGATPIGDAASAATISKVIAALKVDKS